The genomic window CTGCAAGAATGGATTTACCACCCAGGTTTACAATTTCTTCTCGTCGCCCTGGTGCCATCGTGCAGAGCCCACCAAGCATGATGCCCAGGCTGCCCAGGTTGGCAAAGCCGCACATGGCATAGGTCATAATAATCTTACTTCGCTCACTGAGGCTTCCCGGAGCAAGCTTACCCATATCTAGGTAGGCTATGAATTCGTTGAGTACTGTTTTTGTTCCCATCAGCATTCCAGCCGTATGGGCCTCTTGCCAGGGTACACCCATGAGCCAAACCACCGGTGCCATGATCCAACCCAGTACCCGCTGAAGGCTTAGGGGAGAACCTTCGATATTCGGCAAGAGTGCCAAAATGAGATTGGCCAGTTCAACCAAAGCAATCAGGACAACAAGCATGGCGATGATATTTAAAAGCAAGCCAAGCCCCGATGTGGTGCCTCGAGTGACGGCATCCATGGCGCTTGTGGCTGGCATGGGATCGATAAGGTCACCTTGGGTGGTGGGTTCGGTTTCGGGGATGAGTAAAATTGCAACGAGGATAGAAGCGGGGGCACTGATGATGGAAGCCGTAAGCATATGGCCCATAGCATCAGGCATGATGGGTGTGAGAATATTGGCATAAAGCACCATAACCGTGCCGGCAATTGTAGCCATACCACAGGTCATGATTGTGAAAATCTCACTTCGAGTCATGCGCTCTAGGTAAGGGCGAATGAAAAGTGGAGCTTCAACCATACCAACAAAAATATTGGCGGCAGCCCCCAGCCCTAATGCGCCGCCGATGCCCATGAGTTTGGTGAGTGCTTTGCTAAAGAGCCCAACGACCGCAGGGATGACCCGCCAATAGAATAAGAGGCTAGAGAGCGCGCTCACCAC from Deltaproteobacteria bacterium includes these protein-coding regions:
- a CDS encoding nucleoside:proton symporter, yielding MFQGILGVVAFIGFGYLISEHRKAIAWRAIVAGLTVQVLLAALLLKVPVFKSIFMALNEVVLMLDKATSAGTSFVFGYLGGGALPFTEPFPGSAFILAFKALPLVLVVSALSSLLFYWRVIPAVVGLFSKALTKLMGIGGALGLGAAANIFVGMVEAPLFIRPYLERMTRSEIFTIMTCGMATIAGTVMVLYANILTPIMPDAMGHMLTASIISAPASILVAILLIPETEPTTQGDLIDPMPATSAMDAVTRGTTSGLGLLLNIIAMLVVLIALVELANLILALLPNIEGSPLSLQRVLGWIMAPVVWLMGVPWQEAHTAGMLMGTKTVLNEFIAYLDMGKLAPGSLSERSKIIMTYAMCGFANLGSLGIMLGGLCTMAPGRREEIVNLGGKSILAGTMATCLTGAIVGILYT